From Xiphophorus couchianus chromosome 23, X_couchianus-1.0, whole genome shotgun sequence, one genomic window encodes:
- the LOC114138679 gene encoding uncharacterized protein LOC114138679, translated as MHFVTMIRKLTALILLTAASLTQTNEVPHKIPLKVVEVGGNVTLRCPGSNKDGNFFYWYKQPLGHMLQTVATSVLDKQELSEQFPDNRFKFTAGDSQYSLIIKDIIKEDEATYFCQSGTAYFQRFSTGIYLAVNDGKSQTLTHVRQTPETTSVQEGDTVNLHCSLLSSSRDNTSHNLSDYNVYWFRAGFGESHLNFIYTQKNRSSNRSCVSQLSKTIQDSSDTGIYYCAVVTCGKILFGEGTKVEMSSQFNPAVLVLSVLLACCVTLIISLIVYIKQKVFGHLEGANTGLSGRQKTLGNQPSDTGARGDEVNYVALNFSTRKTKGVKKRTESPPECVYSAVRGGHPTLHEMS; from the exons atgcattttgtcacaATGATTAGAAAACTCACTGCTTTGATTCTTCTGACAGCAGCAT CTCTGACTCAAACTAATGAGGTTCCTCATAAGATCCCTTTGAAAGTGGTTGAAGTTGGCGGGAATGTTACTCTGCGTTGTCCAGGTTCTAACAAGGATGGCAACTTCTTCTACTGGTACAAGCAGCCGCTTGGACATATGCTCCAGACAGTTGCTACATCAGTTTTAGACAAACAGGAACTGAGTGAACAATTTCCTGACAATCGCTTTAAATTTACGGCAGGAGATTCTCAATACTCTCTTATTATCAAGGATATCATTAAAGAGGATGAAGCAACATATTTCTGTCAAAGTGGGACTGCttattttcagagattttctaCGGGAATATACTTGGCCGTAAACG atgGCAAAAGTCAAACACTGACTCATGTCAGACAAACTCCAGAAACGACATCAGTCCAGGAGGGGGACACAGTTAATCTCCACTGTTCTCTTCTCTCCAGCAGTAGAGACAACACCAGTCATAATCTATCTGATTACAATGTGTACTGGTTCAGAGCTGGATTTGGAGAATCACatctaaattttatttacaccCAGAAGAACAGGAGTAGTAATAGAAGCTGTGTCTCCCAGCTGTCCAAAACTATACAGGACTCCTCAGATACTGGGATATATTACTGTGCTGTGGTCACATGTGGAAAGATCTTGTTTGGAGAAGGAACTAAAGTAGAGATGA GTTCACAATTCAATCCAGCTGTTCTTGTACTTAGTGTGCTGTTGGCGTGCTGTGTGACGCTAATTATTTCTCTTATTGtctacataaaacaaaaagtttttggACATTTGGAAG GGGCAAATACAGGTCTGTCTGGACGACAGAAGACATTGGGAAACCAACCAAGTGACACA GGCGCTCGTGGAGATGAAGTCAATTATGTAGCTCTTAATTTCTCTACAAGGAAGACAAAAGGTGTAAAGAAGAGAACAGAATCACCACCAGAATGTGTGTACTCAGCTGTGAGAGGAGGTCATCCCACACTGCATGAAATGTCTTAG
- the LOC114139639 gene encoding T-cell surface glycoprotein CD8 beta chain-like has protein sequence MYAVFFILLMLQVECKYETESEPDITAVTQDSLSDAVHEGDSVSLHCSVLSHLEKKTCPEERKVFWFQVSSPQSHPSLIYAQNEGDGKCEENPESQSGQRCVFNFVKDNISSSDTGTYYCALAACGMVVFGNGTKLEFKDVSMNNSQRNNTLLLLLCGILVLMLIATALLVYLIRKKCWHFSKGTEFPGKNAVVVCGQLQNQQRNEESLVYSTAVFTQRNDDRVGRVKARRKEGTIYSDVRIFDEE, from the exons ATGTACGCTGTCTTTTTCATCCTGCTGATGCTCCAAGTTGAATGTAAGTATGAGACAG aATCAGAACCTGACATTACTGCAGTCACTCAAGACTCTTTATCTGATGCAGTTCATGAAGGGGATTCTGTGAGTCTGCATTGTTCAGTTCTCTCTcacttagaaaagaaaacatgtccaGAGGAACGCAAGGTGTTCTGGTTCCAAGTCTCTTCACCACAATCACATCCCAGTTTAATTTACGCTCAAAATGAGGGTGATggtaaatgtgaagaaaatccTGAGTCTCAGTCTGGACAGCGTTGCGTCTTTAACTTTGTGAAAGACAACATCAGCTCCTCTGACACTGGAACCTATTACTGTGCTCTGGCTGCATGTGGGATGGTAGTTTTTGGAAATGGCACAAAACTGGAGTTTAAAG atgtCAGCATGAATAATTCACAGAGGAACAACACTCTCCTTCTTCTGCTATGTGGAATCTTGGTTTTGATGCTGATTGCTACGGCTCTACTTGTCTATTTGATTAGGAAAAAATGTTGGCACTTTTCCAAAG GTACTGAGTTTCCAGGCAAAAATGCTGTAGTAGTTTGTGGGCAATTGCAAAATCAGCAA AGAAATGAAGAATCTCTAGTTTATTCTACAGCAGTTTTTACCCAGAGAAACGATGATCGAGTGGGCAGAGTTAAGGCAAGACGAAAAGAAGGTACCATCTACAGTGATGTCAGGATCTTTGatgaagaataa
- the LOC114138784 gene encoding uncharacterized protein LOC114138784 gives MQELVALILLSTVCIIETAEVPHLISTTESKPGDNVTFSCKSPTDHRFSQWYKQSPGKMLQTIATGVYKAITKTETFNNTRFQFHRENNEMFLTIHSVKKEDEAVYFCQSGTEFLLTVHNGFLLDVKDCNQQTSVYVEQTPEAAAVQPGDTTTLQCSLFSTNSETRPQCPEENFVHWFKSGSGSSYPNIIYTARNYTDDAAKRSCVYRLSKTLENSANFGTYYCAVAICGEILLGDGSKLETKQDPSVLVLGGLLGCCVVVIISLIFYIIGRRVSDSSKAIGGSHHAELETSTIYQTRNLDKEENLTYAEALNFSATNVRNCKKVKTECMYSSVRAKSQKQQQL, from the exons ATGCAAGAACtggttgctttgattcttcttAGTACTGTTT GTATTATAGAAACTGCAGAAGTTCCTCATTTGATCTCCACAACTGAGAGTAAACCTGGTGATAATGTTACTTTTTCCTGTAAATCGCCTACGGATCACAGATTCAGTCAGTGGTATAAACAGTCTCCTGGAAAGATGCTCCAAACAATTGCTACAGGAGTTTATAAAGCAATTACAAAAACTGAGACATTCAATAATACTCGTTTCCAATTTCATAGAGAAAACAATGAGATGTTTCTTACCATACATTCAGTTAAAAAAGAAGATGAAGCTGTATACTTCTGCCAGAGTGGAACTGAATTTTTACTAACTGTTCATAATGGATTCCTCTTGGATGTAAAGG ACTGTAATCAACAGACATCTGTCTATGTGGAACAAACTCCAGAGGCTGCAGCGGTCCAGCCAGGAGACACCACGACTCTCCAGTGTTCCCTTTTTTCAACGAATAGTGAAACAAGACCTCAGTGTCCAGAAGAAAACTTTGTTCACTGGTTTAAATCTGGATCTGGAAGCTCTTATCCAAATATCATTTACACTGCAAGGAATTACACAGACGATGCAGCGAAGAGAAGCTGTGTCTACCGCCTCTCAAAAACATTAGAGAACTCCGCTAATTTTGGAACTTACTACTGTGCTGTGGCCATTTGTGGAGAAATACTGCTAGGTGATGGAAGTAAACTGGAAACCA AACAAGACCCAAGTGTTCTTGTACTTGGGGGACTGTTGGGGTGCTGTGTGGTTGTGATTATCAGCCTTATCTTCTACATAATTGGAAGGAGAGTTTCTGACAGTTCTAAAG CAATAGGAGGATCACATCATGCTGAACTTGAAACTTCAACTATTTATCAAACAAGGAACTTG GACAAAGAAGAGAATTTGACCTATGCAGAGGCACTGAATTTCTCTGCAACAAATGTGAGAAACTGCAAGAAAGTGAAAACAGAATGTATGTATTCTTCTGTTAGAGCAAAgtcacaaaaacagcagcagctctga
- the LOC114139640 gene encoding uncharacterized protein LOC114139640, producing the protein MNCEYMIQTVAQGYFKKVNLEGQFKKLRFEIQTVGNVYSLIIKNIQKEDEGTYLCQAGEAYRIVFINGTKLAVKQYDVLTSQETLFGIRTTAETIVFQTIRVSHQITQIGASLGDTVTLTCNVTGHKNVSIYWYKVNYGDIIQTVASIGLHIVTLEAKFYSPRYSIIKAGHVYCLTIRNVRKEDEATYMCQAIAANKAAFINGTHLAVNGKKYSFCSENCIWVKKCINCVYYLLLNHSGHKNKKSVYVKQISETISVPVGTEITLECSLTLLEKNQTRDRRAPEHSVFWYKAGSQADPGVMYAERDICDTEAGRSCSYRLSKTIQNPLDTGIYHCAVVTCGEILFGEGTKVELGR; encoded by the exons ATGAATTGTGAATATATGATCCAAACAGTTGCTCAAGGGTATTTCAAAAAAGTAAACCTTGaaggacaatttaaaaaattaagatttgaGATCCAAACAGTGGGCAATGTGTATTCACTCAtcattaaaaacatccaaaaggAAGATGAAGGTACATACTTATGTCAGGCAGGAGAAGCCTACAGGATAGTATTCATTAATGGCACGAAGCTGGCAGTGAAACAGTATGATGTGCTAACTTCTCAAGAGACTCTGTTTGGCATCAGAACCACAGCTGAAACAA TTGTGTTTCAAACCATCAGGGTTTCTCATCAGATCACTCAAATAGGAGCTTCGCTTGGTGACACTGTGACTTTGACATGCAACGTTACTGGCCATAAAAATGTGTCTATTTACTGGTACAAGGTGAATTATGGAGATATAATTCAGACAGTTGCAAGTATAGGGCTTCACATAGTAACACTGGAAGCAAAGTTTTACAGCCCAAGATACAGTATTATAAAAGCAGGACATGTGTATTGTCTCACTATACGAAATGTTCGCAAAGAGGATGAAGCCACATATATGTGTCAGGCTATTGCAGCAAACAAAGCGGCGTTCATAAATGGCACACATTTGGCTGTGAATGGtaagaaatattcattttgttctgaaaaCTGTATTTGGgtgaaaaaatgtataaactgTGTTTATTATTTGCTCTTGAATCACTCaggtcacaaaaacaaaaagtctgtcTACGTGAAACAAATTTCAGAAACAATATCTGTCCCGGTTGGCACAGAAATAACTTTGGAGTGTTCACTTACGTTACtagagaaaaatcaaacaagaGATCGACGTGCACCTGAGCACAGTGTGTTCTGGTATAAAGCTGGTTCACAAGCCGATCCAGGAGTGATGTATGCTGAGAGGGACATCTGTGACACAGAAGCAGGAAGGAGCTGCAGCTACAGATTGTCCAAAACTATACAGAACCCCTTGGATACTGGGATTTACCACTGTGCTGTTGTGACATGTGGAGAGATCCTGTTTGGAGAAGGAACGAAAGTGGAATTAGGTAGGTAG
- the LOC114138818 gene encoding uncharacterized protein LOC114138818, with protein MPFVTKIRKLTALILLTAATLSQTDEIPHQISLKLVDVGGNVSLHCPVTKTERKFFFWYKQPLGHMLQTVATGSLTEKKLDEQFNNSRFNLTAGDSQCSLTIKNISKEDEATYFCQSGTAYFQSFAAGMYLAVNDHDSRTLTHVRQTPETTSVQDGDTVNLHCSLLSKTSVNSSQCPAKNNVYWFRVGFGASHSSFIYTNQNSCDAQQRSCDYRLSKTIQNSSDAGMYYCAVVTCGKILFGEGTKVETSKPVEPVLIVLSVLLCLCVTVIAILLFSRD; from the exons ATGCCTTTTGTCACTAAGATTAGAAAACTGACTGCTTTGATTCTTCTGACTGCAGCAA ccctTAGTCAAACTGATGAAATTCCTCATCAGATCTCTTTGAAACTGGTTGACGTTGGCGGGAATGTTTCTCTGCATTGTCCAGTTACAAAGACGGAGCGCAAATTCTTCTTCTGGTACAAGCAGCCGCTTGGACATATGCTCCAGACAGTTGCCACAGGAagcttgacagaaaaaaaactggatgaacAATTTAACAACAGTCGCTTTAATTTAACAGCGGGGGATTCTCAGTGCTCTCTTACTATCAAGAATATCAGTAAAGAGGATGAAGCAACATATTTCTGTCAAAGTGGGACTGCTtattttcagagttttgctGCAGGGATGTACTTGGCCGTAAACG ATCATGACAGTCGAACACTGACTCATGTCAGACAAACTCCAGAGACAACATCAGTCCAAGACGGGGACACAGTTAATCTCCATTGTTCTCTTCTCTCCAAGACGTCTGTAAACTCCAGTCAATGTCCAGCTAAAAACAATGTGTACTGGTTCAGAGTCGGATTCGGAGCCTCTCATTCAAGCTTTATTTATACTAACCAAAACAGCTGTGATGCTCAGCAAAGGAGCTGTGACTACCGACTGTCAAAAACTATACAGAACTCCTCAGATGCTGGAATGTATTACTGTGCTGTGGTCACATGTGGGAAGATCCTGTTTGGAGAAGGAACTAAAGTAGAAACAA GTAAACCTGTGGAACCTGTTCTCATTGTCCTGAGTGTGCTGTTATGCCTTTGTGTGACTGTGATCGCAATTCTTTTATTCTCCAGAGATTAA
- the LOC114139642 gene encoding uncharacterized protein LOC114139642, which translates to AGDSQYSLIIKDIIKEDEATYFCQSGTAYFQRFSTGIYLAVNDGKSQTLTHVRQTPETTSVQEGDTVNLHCSLLSSSRDNTSHNLSDYNVYWFRAGFGESHLNFIYTQKNRSSNRSCVSQLSKTIQDSSDTGIYYCAVVTCGKILFGEGTKVEMSSQFNPAVLVLSVLLACCVTLIISLIVYIKQKVFGHLEGANTGLSGRQKTLGNQPSDTGARGDEVNYVALNFSTRKTKGVKKRTESPPECVYSAVRGGHPTLHEMS; encoded by the exons GCAGGAGACTCTCAATACTCTCTTATTATCAAGGATATCATTAAAGAGGATGAAGCAACATATTTCTGTCAAAGTGGGACTGCttattttcagagattttctaCGGGAATATACTTGGCCGTAAACG atgGCAAAAGTCAAACACTGACTCATGTCAGACAAACTCCAGAAACGACATCAGTCCAGGAGGGGGACACAGTTAATCTCCACTGTTCTCTTCTCTCCAGCAGTAGAGACAACACCAGTCATAATCTATCTGATTACAATGTGTACTGGTTCAGAGCTGGATTTGGAGAATCACatctaaattttatttacaccCAGAAGAACAGGAGTAGTAATAGAAGCTGTGTCTCCCAGCTGTCCAAAACTATACAGGACTCCTCAGATACTGGGATATATTACTGTGCTGTGGTCACATGTGGAAAGATCTTGTTTGGAGAAGGAACTAAAGTAGAGATGA GTTCACAATTCAATCCAGCTGTTCTTGTACTTAGTGTGCTGTTGGCGTGCTGTGTGACGCTAATTATTTCTCTTATTGtctacataaaacaaaaagtttttggACATTTGGAAG GGGCAAATACAGGTCTGTCTGGACGACAGAAGACATTGGGAAACCAACCAAGTGACACA GGCGCTCGTGGAGATGAAGTCAATTATGTAGCTCTTAATTTCTCTACAAGGAAGACAAAAGGTGTAAAGAAGAGAACAGAATCACCACCAGAATGTGTGTACTCAGCTGTGAGAGGAGGTCATCCCACACTGCATGAAATGTCTTAG